The nucleotide window CGATGGCCACGAATATCTCAGCGCGGCGATCGACGAGGCCACGGCACGGCAGAAGCAAAAGTCCCGCCTGTGGAACGAAGACGAGATCCAGCAATGGACCGACGCCTGGAAAAAAGTCGCGGCGCATTACAAAGATGAGCCTTTCGTGCTGGGTTACGAGATCATGAACGAGCCTCACGACATCGATCCCGCCGATGCCCGGCGCATTCTCACCCGCTGCCTCAAGGCCATCCGCGAGGTCGATCAAAAGCACATCGTTTTCCTCAGCAACTGCGACTGGAGCCACGCCCGGGCCATGGAAAAGACCTGGGGCGACGTCGCGTCAACCGTGGACGCGCCGTATCACAACGTCGCCTTCACCTTCCACGAGTACCCGGAGGACAACAACCCCTGGGAGGTCGCAAAAGATGTCACCGCCTTCCGCAATAAACATGGCGTGCCGGTCCTCTGCACGGAATTCGGCGCGACCCAGTGGAACAAGAGCGAAACCGTCTGCCGGAAATTCCAGGCCGGAATGCTGGCGTTTTTTGCGAAGGAAGATGTCGGGTGGATGGTGTGGGCGCTCAAGACGCTCACCGACAATCCCCGCAACCCTTACAACCAGGTTGACAAAACCGGCCTCGGCCCGCCGCCTTCCCATGATTCCTGTCAATACAGCGACCTCTGGGCTCCCGTAGCCCGCATCATGGCCAGCCCCGCGCCCCAACCCGCCAGGTAACCAGCATTTGCCTTTTCCTATGAAACCCCGTCTCCTGCCCATCCTTCGATCCGCGAAAACACACCTCCTTCTTACGGCACTCGGCCTCGTGGCATCCCTGCCCGCCTCCGCTCGCGGGGAAATGCTGAAGGCCGGGGATTTCGTCGCGGTCTGTGGCGACTCCATCACGGCGCAGTGTCTCTATTCCCAATATATCGAGGATTACCTGGTGCTCTGCCGCCCCGCCGCCGGGCTGCAGGTGCAGCAGTTTGGCTGGGGTGGAGAACGAGCCCCGGGGTTCCTGGGCCGGATGGAGAATGATGTCCTCGTCTTCAGGCCCAATGTCGTGACCCTCTGCTACGGGATGAACGACGGCAGCTATACCGCGGGCAAAGGCAGTATCTACGACACCTACCGCGCCGCAATGACCGACATCGTGACCGGGCTGAAGAAAGCGGGCGTGCGCGATATCGTGATCGGCACCCCGGGCGCAGTCGATACCGACACCTTCATGAAGCTCGACCCCGCCGTCTATAACAATACGCTGAAGGAACTCGGCAATGTCGGCAAGGAAGTCGCCGCCAGGGAGGGCGTGGGCTTCGCCGACGTCCACTCGCTGATGATCGACGCGATGGCCCGGGCGAAGGCGAAGTATGGCAAGGATTACAACGTGGCTGGCGGCGACGGCGTGCACCCCAATCGCAACGGCCATCTCATCATGGCTTATGCCTTTCTCAAGGCGCTGGGCTGCGACGGCGACATCGGCACCATAACGTTCGACCAGAAGGCTGGAAAGGCCGAGGCCACGGAGGGCCACAAGGTCGTCTCCTTCGGCAAGGATTTCGTCGAGGTCGAGTCGTCGCGCTATCCGTTTTGCTTCTCCGGCGACCCCTCCAAGCCGGACAGCAACCTGGGAATGACGGAATTCATCCCCTTTAACAATGACCTGAACCGCTTTAAACTCGTGGTGAAGAACCCGACCGGGAAAAGCGTGAAGATCACCTGGGGCAAAAACTCGAAGACCTTTTCCGCCGAGCAGGCCGCCGAGGGCATCAACCTCGCCGCCGAGTTCCCGGAGAATCCCTTCAGCCAGCCATTCGCCGATGCCGAGGCCAGGATCCGGCAAAAGCAGGTCGACGAAGGCATTCTCTCCAAAGAGTTGCTGCACTCCCTCCCGCAGTGGTCGAAGAGCCTGCCCGACGAGAAGCCGACCTTCCAGAAGCTCCCGGAGAAAATCGTCGGCGCTGCCGCAACCCTGCGGAAACAATCTTCCGAGCTCGCCGTCCCCGTGAAACATCGCATCATCGTGGAATCCCTCTAGGCCCAGATGATACCTCCGAGAACTAACCCCGGTTTACTCAGAAATCCCGCGATCTGGCTGGCCCTGCCGGCAGCGGTCTTCCTCG belongs to Terrimicrobium sacchariphilum and includes:
- a CDS encoding glycoside hydrolase family 5 protein — protein: MNIPRALLLTSIWTASLSAELLPTAWAEDDWAWIRARGAQFVTSPSSEGGERPFIPVGIGYCRDVIIKAQDEEVMKFCRSHDLNTVRLAFYTRFFNNKGDRPIDIEEHIRTFIDPVVQAAKKEGLHVILDGHEYLSAAIDEATARQKQKSRLWNEDEIQQWTDAWKKVAAHYKDEPFVLGYEIMNEPHDIDPADARRILTRCLKAIREVDQKHIVFLSNCDWSHARAMEKTWGDVASTVDAPYHNVAFTFHEYPEDNNPWEVAKDVTAFRNKHGVPVLCTEFGATQWNKSETVCRKFQAGMLAFFAKEDVGWMVWALKTLTDNPRNPYNQVDKTGLGPPPSHDSCQYSDLWAPVARIMASPAPQPAR
- a CDS encoding SGNH/GDSL hydrolase family protein, whose amino-acid sequence is MKPRLLPILRSAKTHLLLTALGLVASLPASARGEMLKAGDFVAVCGDSITAQCLYSQYIEDYLVLCRPAAGLQVQQFGWGGERAPGFLGRMENDVLVFRPNVVTLCYGMNDGSYTAGKGSIYDTYRAAMTDIVTGLKKAGVRDIVIGTPGAVDTDTFMKLDPAVYNNTLKELGNVGKEVAAREGVGFADVHSLMIDAMARAKAKYGKDYNVAGGDGVHPNRNGHLIMAYAFLKALGCDGDIGTITFDQKAGKAEATEGHKVVSFGKDFVEVESSRYPFCFSGDPSKPDSNLGMTEFIPFNNDLNRFKLVVKNPTGKSVKITWGKNSKTFSAEQAAEGINLAAEFPENPFSQPFADAEARIRQKQVDEGILSKELLHSLPQWSKSLPDEKPTFQKLPEKIVGAAATLRKQSSELAVPVKHRIIVESL